One Lactobacillus sp. CBA3606 DNA segment encodes these proteins:
- the fmt gene encoding methionyl-tRNA formyltransferase, translated as MTSVIFMGTPKFAAPILTSLIEQDYQVLAVVTQPDRLVGRKRVLTASPVKQVAVAHDILVLQPEKISGSDEMQQIIAMQPDLIVTAAFGQFLPTKLLQAAKIGAVNVHGSLLPKYRGGAPVQYAVMNGEKETGVTIIYMIKKMDAGDMLAQRAIPIEADDDTGTLFDKLSLVGRDLLLATLPKLIAGEIVATPQDETQVTFSPTIKPEEEQLDFTKTAAAIDYQVRGLRPAPIAYAILDGKRTKFWQVTPLAETVTQAPGQVVRKTKHELVLAAGQHTALAINELQPAGKPKMAITAFLNGATDKFNTGEQVITK; from the coding sequence ATGACATCAGTGATTTTTATGGGAACGCCGAAGTTTGCGGCCCCAATCTTAACAAGTTTGATTGAACAAGATTATCAAGTGTTGGCGGTTGTGACCCAACCCGATCGGTTAGTGGGCCGTAAGCGCGTCTTAACTGCTTCGCCGGTCAAACAAGTGGCCGTGGCGCATGATATTTTGGTATTACAACCAGAAAAGATCAGCGGTAGTGATGAAATGCAGCAAATTATTGCGATGCAACCAGATTTGATTGTCACCGCAGCCTTTGGTCAGTTTTTACCGACTAAGTTATTGCAAGCCGCTAAAATTGGGGCGGTGAACGTGCATGGTTCATTGTTACCGAAGTATCGTGGTGGTGCACCGGTGCAGTATGCCGTTATGAACGGCGAAAAAGAAACTGGGGTAACCATTATTTATATGATTAAAAAGATGGATGCCGGCGATATGTTGGCTCAGCGGGCAATTCCCATTGAAGCGGATGATGATACCGGTACCTTGTTTGACAAGCTCAGTTTAGTTGGTCGTGACTTGTTGTTGGCCACATTACCTAAGTTGATTGCGGGTGAGATTGTGGCGACTCCGCAAGATGAGACACAGGTCACCTTTTCACCAACCATTAAGCCGGAAGAAGAGCAATTGGACTTTACCAAAACGGCGGCGGCCATTGATTATCAAGTCCGTGGATTACGACCAGCACCGATTGCTTACGCTATTCTAGATGGTAAACGCACTAAGTTCTGGCAAGTGACCCCGTTAGCTGAAACGGTCACCCAAGCGCCAGGTCAGGTCGTTCGTAAGACCAAGCATGAGTTAGTTTTAGCGGCGGGACAGCATACCGCCTTAGCAATCAACGAATTACAGCCCGCTGGTAAGCCTAAGATGGCGATTACCGCTTTCTTAAATGGCGCGACTGATAAATTTAATACTGGAGAGCAGGTAATTACAAAATGA
- the coaBC gene encoding bifunctional phosphopantothenoylcysteine decarboxylase/phosphopantothenate--cysteine ligase CoaBC, whose amino-acid sequence MSIWTNRRVTVVISGGIASYKAVTLIRLLMKQGATVRVAMTAHAAEFVTPLTFQTLTQQPVVCDEFTLADPHHVVHVALADWTELMVVVPATANIIAKMAMGLADDAATTTILATTAPKYVIPAMNTHMYENPATQRNLAQLTADGNHVLTPATGMLAEGYVGQGRLPEPPAILAWLTDQLLAATPTLPLHGQKVLVTAGGTREQLDPVRYLSNRSSGKMGYAVAQAAYMMGAQVTLISAQTALPKPAGVTIVSVTSAADMLAATTKAFATTDILVMAAAVSDYRPVQPATQKIKKQAGQTGLTLDLTETTDILKYLATQKKAQFVIGFAAETEHLLANANKKLAAKQLDLLVANDVAKPGVGFNGETNQVTLLRSNAPAITTAVLPKLAIAEKILETAISQGAVKHQ is encoded by the coding sequence GTGAGTATTTGGACGAATCGGCGGGTAACGGTAGTCATTAGTGGGGGCATTGCCAGCTATAAAGCAGTAACCTTGATTCGGTTATTAATGAAACAAGGGGCGACGGTCCGGGTCGCAATGACGGCACATGCCGCTGAATTTGTGACCCCATTAACGTTTCAAACGTTAACGCAACAACCAGTCGTTTGTGACGAGTTTACCTTGGCAGATCCGCACCACGTGGTGCATGTGGCGTTAGCAGATTGGACGGAACTCATGGTAGTCGTCCCAGCTACCGCCAATATTATTGCTAAAATGGCGATGGGCTTAGCGGATGATGCGGCGACCACCACTATTTTAGCCACAACGGCCCCTAAATATGTGATACCAGCAATGAATACACATATGTATGAGAATCCAGCCACACAACGTAACCTTGCGCAACTGACGGCGGATGGTAATCACGTTTTGACGCCGGCCACTGGCATGTTAGCAGAAGGTTATGTTGGTCAAGGTCGGTTACCTGAACCACCGGCGATTTTAGCGTGGTTGACAGATCAGCTACTAGCAGCGACGCCAACGTTACCACTGCATGGTCAAAAGGTCCTGGTGACGGCTGGTGGCACGCGTGAGCAACTTGATCCGGTGCGCTATCTCTCTAATCGGTCTTCTGGAAAAATGGGTTACGCAGTCGCACAAGCGGCCTATATGATGGGGGCTCAAGTGACACTAATTAGCGCTCAAACTGCCCTACCAAAACCAGCTGGTGTGACCATCGTGTCCGTTACTTCGGCAGCTGACATGCTGGCAGCGACAACTAAAGCCTTTGCTACGACCGATATTTTAGTGATGGCGGCCGCGGTTTCAGACTATCGACCAGTTCAGCCAGCGACTCAAAAAATTAAAAAGCAGGCCGGTCAAACTGGTCTGACGTTAGATTTAACGGAAACAACGGATATTTTAAAGTATCTAGCAACCCAGAAAAAAGCGCAATTTGTGATTGGGTTTGCTGCAGAAACTGAGCATTTATTAGCTAATGCTAATAAAAAATTAGCGGCTAAACAATTAGATTTATTAGTGGCCAATGACGTTGCTAAACCTGGTGTTGGTTTTAATGGGGAGACGAACCAGGTCACCTTGTTACGGTCAAATGCACCGGCAATCACGACGGCAGTGCTACCTAAATTAGCTATTGCCGAAAAGATTTTAGAAACCGCAATTAGTCAGGGCGCTGTGAAGCACCAATAA
- a CDS encoding ABC transporter permease → MANMNMLQQLIYYYQQNGAYVLSQFSRHFLISIYGVLFAAIVGIPIGIFIAHHSKLSATVIAIANVIQTVPSLAMLSIIMIGLGLGVNTVIVTVFLYALLPIIKNTYTGMLNVDPSVLDSGKGMGMTRWQILRIVELPLSLSVIMAGLRNALVLAIGITAIGTFVGAGGLGDIIIRGTNATNGGAIILAGALPTALMAIISDAILGWIEKKADPTQK, encoded by the coding sequence ATGGCTAATATGAATATGTTGCAACAATTAATTTATTACTACCAGCAAAATGGTGCATATGTCCTTAGTCAATTCTCGCGACACTTTTTAATTTCAATTTATGGGGTGCTCTTTGCAGCAATTGTTGGGATTCCAATTGGCATCTTTATTGCGCATCATAGTAAATTAAGTGCGACCGTCATTGCGATTGCGAACGTTATTCAGACAGTGCCATCGTTAGCGATGCTGTCGATTATTATGATCGGGTTGGGGCTTGGTGTGAATACTGTCATTGTGACTGTCTTCTTGTATGCCTTACTCCCAATTATTAAGAATACGTATACTGGGATGTTGAATGTTGATCCTAGTGTCTTGGATTCTGGTAAAGGGATGGGGATGACCCGTTGGCAGATTTTACGAATTGTCGAATTACCGTTATCGTTGTCAGTGATTATGGCCGGATTACGGAATGCCTTGGTCCTAGCGATTGGGATTACTGCGATTGGGACCTTCGTAGGTGCCGGTGGTTTAGGGGATATCATTATTCGGGGAACTAATGCCACGAATGGTGGTGCCATCATTCTTGCCGGAGCTTTGCCAACCGCTTTAATGGCAATTATCTCTGACGCAATTCTTGGTTGGATTGAAAAGAAAGCTGATCCAACTCAGAAATAG
- a CDS encoding osmoprotectant ABC transporter substrate-binding protein, with protein MRKFKKWLLELIAAASSALLLAGCGFPGLSGTSSDTVRIAAQNTTEQQIMAYVIQDMIGHYSNLNTTIINNLGSGTVSFNALKNDQADISSIRFTGTDLTTILGEKVERGQTKKTDAKVKRLFNSKYQMTYFPSYGFADTYAFMVTQQTAKKYHLNTISDMKKVAPKLTVGLDQTWLERKGDGYDAFKTLYGYQFGKTYPMQIGLVYDALESGKMDAILGYSTDGRIGSYDLKILKDDKSFFPPYNASAVATNKVLKAYPQLKPILSRLNGKINLKTMQNLNYQVDNNLVEPEVVAKQFLEKNNYFEGSGK; from the coding sequence ATGCGAAAATTTAAAAAATGGCTCCTTGAGTTAATCGCCGCCGCTTCCAGTGCGTTATTGTTAGCGGGGTGTGGTTTTCCAGGGTTATCAGGAACATCTAGTGATACGGTCCGAATTGCCGCTCAAAATACGACGGAACAACAAATCATGGCGTATGTGATTCAAGATATGATTGGGCATTATTCGAACTTAAATACGACCATTATCAATAACTTAGGTTCCGGAACAGTTAGTTTTAATGCATTGAAAAATGACCAAGCGGATATTTCATCAATTCGATTTACCGGGACGGATTTAACGACGATTTTGGGTGAAAAAGTTGAGCGGGGACAAACCAAAAAGACCGATGCGAAAGTTAAACGGTTATTTAATTCTAAATATCAAATGACGTACTTCCCATCTTATGGTTTTGCGGATACTTACGCCTTTATGGTGACGCAACAAACGGCTAAAAAGTATCATCTGAATACGATTAGTGACATGAAAAAAGTGGCCCCTAAGTTAACTGTTGGGTTAGATCAAACTTGGCTTGAACGAAAAGGTGACGGCTACGATGCCTTCAAGACGTTGTACGGTTATCAATTTGGTAAGACTTACCCGATGCAAATTGGGTTAGTGTATGATGCCTTGGAGTCGGGTAAAATGGATGCTATTTTAGGGTATTCTACCGATGGTCGGATTGGGAGTTATGACTTAAAAATCTTAAAAGATGATAAGAGTTTCTTCCCACCTTACAATGCGAGTGCCGTTGCGACGAATAAAGTTCTCAAAGCATATCCACAATTGAAGCCAATCTTGTCACGTTTAAATGGCAAAATTAATTTGAAGACGATGCAAAACTTGAATTATCAAGTCGACAATAACTTAGTTGAACCCGAAGTTGTTGCCAAACAGTTCCTCGAAAAAAATAATTACTTTGAAGGGAGTGGCAAGTAA
- the priA gene encoding primosomal protein N', giving the protein MAQIAQVLVDVPTMQTDRPYSYQIPAAWQSQVQPGMRVVVPFGRGKRRVQGFVLSCAAATDYAGDLKAIDAVVDLAPVLNQEALALSAWLAKSTFSFQITCAQTMLPAVMRAKYEKLLRPTPQTSPAIATQLFQGQAEVEFDQVATTPAAVSQLLRLQAAGEVEVYYQVKNQAHHKTLVGVQAVLSTSQLQQAMTMVRAGAAKQLALLQGLQILNGEAITQKEFCQRFGVTEAVIRTGEQKGWLKKLALEIYRDPYATADIKPTQPLTLNAEQQVAVDQITQAVDQPATTTFLLEGVTGSGKTEVYLQAIAAALAQGKTALMLVPEISLTPQMVQRVKGRFGKAVAVLHSGLSSGEKYDEWRRIRQQTAQVVVGARSAVFAPLTNIGIIIMDEEHESSYKQDDAPRYHARQVALWRSQYHHCPVVLGSATPALETRARAEKGVYQRLVLADRVNQRPLPPVAIIDMKKELQQHAESNFSPALLVALQDRLERHEQSVLMLNRRGYSSFVLCRDCGFVLKCPNCDISLTLHMDTHTMKCHYCGHEEAIPKVCPNCHSRQIRYYGTGTEKVEEELQTLMPTARIIRMDNDTTRKKGAHAKLLAQFGRAEADILIGTQMIAKGLDFPNVTLVGVLNADTALGLPDFRASERTFQLLTQVSGRAGRAEKSGQVYIQTFNPEHYAIRFAQHHDYEGFFKYEMRMRHQGGYPPYYFTVQITASDLDEAVAAKRMYQLLQWLKPRLAPSTVLLGPTPKPIARVNRRYYYQIVIKYKQEPNLAATLTTLLQETQVQQRQGLQIAIDVEPLHFM; this is encoded by the coding sequence GTGGCTCAAATTGCACAAGTCTTAGTCGATGTCCCAACGATGCAGACGGACCGGCCATATAGTTATCAAATTCCGGCTGCGTGGCAATCTCAAGTTCAGCCAGGCATGCGGGTGGTCGTGCCATTTGGGCGGGGTAAACGGCGAGTTCAAGGATTCGTTTTAAGTTGTGCGGCGGCGACGGATTACGCTGGCGATTTAAAGGCGATTGATGCGGTCGTTGATTTAGCACCTGTCTTGAATCAAGAAGCGTTGGCGTTGTCGGCTTGGTTAGCGAAGAGTACGTTTTCATTTCAGATAACGTGTGCCCAAACCATGCTGCCAGCCGTTATGCGTGCTAAGTATGAAAAGTTGTTACGGCCGACGCCGCAAACGTCACCGGCGATTGCAACCCAACTTTTTCAAGGTCAAGCCGAAGTTGAATTTGACCAAGTTGCAACGACTCCGGCTGCAGTGAGTCAGTTATTACGCTTACAAGCTGCCGGCGAAGTGGAAGTTTATTATCAAGTTAAAAACCAAGCGCACCATAAAACCTTAGTTGGCGTGCAAGCGGTCTTATCAACGAGCCAATTGCAACAGGCAATGACCATGGTCCGGGCTGGGGCAGCGAAACAACTAGCACTCTTGCAGGGCTTACAAATTTTGAATGGGGAAGCAATCACTCAAAAGGAATTTTGCCAACGATTCGGGGTGACTGAGGCGGTCATTCGAACGGGTGAACAAAAGGGCTGGCTGAAAAAGTTAGCGTTAGAAATATATCGTGATCCTTATGCGACTGCTGATATTAAACCAACGCAACCGCTGACTTTGAATGCTGAGCAACAAGTTGCTGTTGACCAAATTACACAAGCGGTTGATCAACCGGCGACGACCACCTTTTTATTAGAAGGGGTAACGGGTAGCGGTAAAACCGAAGTCTACCTGCAAGCCATTGCGGCAGCGTTAGCTCAAGGCAAAACTGCGTTGATGTTAGTCCCAGAAATTTCATTGACACCTCAGATGGTGCAACGTGTTAAGGGGCGCTTTGGAAAAGCAGTGGCTGTCTTACACAGTGGACTATCTAGTGGTGAGAAATACGATGAATGGCGCCGTATTCGGCAACAAACTGCGCAAGTGGTCGTTGGCGCCCGTTCAGCTGTTTTTGCACCGTTGACTAATATCGGTATTATTATTATGGATGAGGAACATGAAAGTAGTTATAAACAAGACGATGCGCCCCGCTATCATGCCCGTCAGGTGGCGTTATGGCGGAGTCAGTATCACCATTGTCCGGTGGTCCTCGGTTCGGCGACGCCGGCTTTAGAGACCCGTGCTCGAGCCGAAAAAGGCGTGTATCAGCGATTAGTCTTAGCGGATCGCGTCAATCAACGCCCGTTACCACCGGTTGCGATTATTGATATGAAAAAAGAATTACAGCAACATGCTGAAAGTAATTTTTCACCAGCATTGTTAGTGGCCTTGCAAGACCGGTTAGAGCGGCATGAACAGAGTGTTTTGATGCTCAATCGGCGCGGTTATTCATCGTTTGTGCTTTGTCGAGATTGTGGATTTGTGTTGAAGTGTCCAAATTGTGATATTTCTTTAACGCTACATATGGATACCCACACGATGAAGTGCCATTATTGTGGGCATGAAGAAGCGATTCCAAAAGTATGCCCCAACTGCCATAGTCGTCAAATTCGCTATTATGGGACGGGAACGGAAAAGGTTGAAGAAGAACTCCAAACGTTAATGCCAACTGCTCGGATTATTCGTATGGATAATGATACGACCCGTAAGAAGGGGGCCCATGCGAAGTTATTGGCACAGTTTGGCCGGGCCGAAGCGGATATTTTGATTGGAACCCAGATGATTGCTAAAGGCTTGGACTTTCCCAATGTGACGCTGGTGGGCGTGTTAAATGCCGATACGGCTTTGGGATTGCCGGATTTTCGTGCCAGTGAGCGAACTTTTCAGCTCTTAACTCAAGTTAGTGGACGGGCTGGCCGAGCCGAAAAGAGCGGGCAGGTGTATATTCAAACCTTTAATCCCGAACATTATGCAATTCGTTTTGCGCAACATCATGACTATGAAGGCTTCTTTAAATATGAGATGCGGATGCGTCATCAAGGCGGTTATCCGCCGTATTATTTCACAGTTCAGATTACGGCTAGTGATTTAGATGAAGCCGTGGCTGCCAAACGGATGTATCAACTGTTACAATGGTTAAAGCCGCGACTGGCGCCTTCGACTGTTTTGCTCGGTCCGACGCCCAAGCCAATTGCGCGCGTTAATCGACGCTATTATTATCAAATCGTCATTAAATATAAACAAGAACCAAACTTAGCAGCGACTTTAACGACCTTATTACAAGAAACTCAGGTCCAGCAACGGCAAGGATTACAGATTGCGATTGACGTGGAGCCGTTACACTTTATGTAA
- the gmk gene encoding guanylate kinase translates to MAKQGMLIVLSGPSGVGKGTVRKVIFDSDDNDFQYSVSMTTRKMRPGEVDGKDYYFVAKDEFEDEIKSGGMLEYAKYVDNYYGTPLKYIKQSLAAGKDVFLEIEVNGAMQVREKMPDGVFIFLTPPDLMELKHRIIGRGTDDMTVINKRMAKAVDEIKMMRNYDYAVVNDEVPLAAERIKAIIRSERFSVKRVMPQYEEMLGDAES, encoded by the coding sequence ATGGCGAAACAAGGCATGTTAATCGTCTTATCAGGTCCTTCGGGCGTCGGCAAGGGTACCGTCCGCAAGGTAATCTTTGACTCAGATGATAACGATTTTCAATATTCAGTCTCAATGACTACTCGGAAAATGCGTCCGGGCGAAGTTGATGGAAAGGACTATTATTTTGTCGCTAAAGATGAATTTGAGGATGAAATCAAGAGTGGCGGTATGCTTGAATATGCCAAGTATGTTGACAATTACTATGGGACGCCCTTAAAATATATTAAGCAGTCATTGGCTGCCGGTAAAGATGTCTTTTTAGAGATTGAAGTTAACGGTGCCATGCAGGTGCGTGAAAAAATGCCCGATGGGGTGTTTATTTTCTTAACACCGCCAGACTTAATGGAACTCAAACATCGTATTATTGGTCGTGGGACTGATGATATGACGGTCATCAATAAACGGATGGCCAAAGCTGTCGACGAAATCAAGATGATGCGTAATTACGATTATGCGGTCGTTAATGATGAAGTCCCGTTGGCTGCTGAACGGATTAAAGCGATTATTCGCAGTGAACGTTTCAGTGTCAAACGGGTAATGCCTCAATACGAAGAAATGTTAGGAGATGCTGAATCTTGA
- the rpoZ gene encoding DNA-directed RNA polymerase subunit omega produces MILYPSVDDLLKQVNSRYSLIMLASKRAHELDAGAAPMLSEYKSVKTIGRALEEIAAGDLMIDPDETDKD; encoded by the coding sequence TTGATCTTATATCCATCAGTTGATGATTTATTAAAGCAAGTTAATTCACGTTACTCATTGATTATGCTAGCTAGCAAGCGGGCCCATGAATTAGATGCCGGCGCTGCACCAATGCTTAGCGAATACAAATCAGTTAAAACCATTGGTCGGGCGTTAGAAGAAATCGCGGCCGGCGACTTAATGATTGATCCTGACGAAACCGATAAGGACTAG